A single Nostoc sp. PCC 7107 DNA region contains:
- a CDS encoding response regulator transcription factor yields MTQKILIVDDEPNIVILLEQALEALEDEGVELLTARNGEEALETIKTEKPNLVFLDVMMPRMNGLEVCQIVKHDLKMNEVYIVMLTAKGQEFDKQKGIEVGADLYLTKPFRPKEVLEKSMQVLGF; encoded by the coding sequence ATGACGCAAAAAATTCTCATTGTTGATGATGAACCGAACATCGTAATTTTGTTAGAACAAGCTTTAGAAGCATTAGAAGATGAAGGTGTAGAACTTCTAACTGCGAGAAATGGAGAAGAAGCACTGGAAACTATTAAAACTGAAAAACCAAACCTAGTTTTTCTTGATGTAATGATGCCAAGAATGAATGGTTTGGAAGTTTGTCAGATAGTGAAACATGATCTCAAAATGAATGAAGTTTATATTGTGATGTTGACAGCAAAAGGACAGGAATTTGATAAACAGAAAGGAATTGAAGTTGGTGCTGACTTATATCTAACTAAACCTTTTCGCCCGAAAGAAGTACTGGAAAAATCAATGCAGGTATTAGGATTTTGA
- a CDS encoding PAS domain S-box protein, giving the protein MSSQQLDEFNRHLLEKCPIGLVLWRTDGTLIDINPVYAAILGRTVTETLHLNYWQIISQNYVTTQQTIIENLEKTGCYRSDEQEYIHRDGHLVAVKISAVMIEQQGEKLIWSSVEDISDLRQAQQERQQSEKILKRSEARYRSLVKTNTQIIWVSTPEGICFELADWIAYTGQTLAEAENGGWIDAVHPDDRGYTGEAWGIAVANLSQYQIEYRIRGKDGNYRYFWVWGAPVVEDDGNVREWIGTCTDIHDRKLTEAENQRLKERYRSLVTATSQLVWGATPEGMAIGSEMLTWIAYTGQSEAEVEGWGWIEAVHPDDRDRSAKVWNAAVANRSIYQTEYQLRRKDGIYRYFSVCGTPVLAADGSIREWIGTCTDIHDRKLTEAENQRLFDMLNHSGDAIIVRDMTDKISYWNQGAERLYHWTREEVKDRYIYTFLKKIFPKPKAEITAELLQQGNWEGEVQHITHDDKLITVQSRWTLQRDASGEPCAVLEINTDITARKQAEIALRQLNQELEARVAERTAAVKDTLAEAQGLNAILDNLADGLLVVDMSGQITHFNPAFLAMQGLRPTDLKGNYQELPIPGLTHLIEQTQSHPQEAFAAEIALVKERIGQAVATAIFKQTTPEEPATCFGSALLIRDVTAEKEVDKMKTDFISTVSHELRTPLTSVLGFASIIKEKLETDVFPMVITEDRKLQKTIKRVGDNLNIIVSEAERLTSLINDVLDIAKMEAGKVEWQMQPLDPSELLDWATTSTAGLFETNCLQLVSEIEPGVPQIVGDRNRLLQVLINLISNAVKFTQSGTVTCRVKQQNDGVCISVIDTGIGIAPEDQPKVFEKFRQVGDTLTDKPKGTGLGLPICKQIVEHHGGRIWVESEPGKGSVFSFLIPIYAKDDKSNGQINLDALVKQLKEHVITTNKVLYENRKTILVVDDDANIRELLRQQLENEGYKVREAKDGMDAIHQIKIARPDLILLDVMMPQINGFDVAAVLKNDPNTADIPIIILSIIENKERGYHIGIDRYLTKPINIEQLRNEIGSLLSQGTSSKKVLVVDKNASTLKTLSDVLQTQGYSVIEASDPQECINKARSAKPDMIIIDSIFSNETDLVKTLRFEKELENVFFIMLSDR; this is encoded by the coding sequence TCGAGTGTCGAGGATATTAGCGACCTAAGACAAGCCCAACAAGAACGCCAACAATCGGAAAAAATCTTAAAAAGGAGCGAAGCGCGATATCGTTCTCTGGTGAAAACTAACACGCAAATTATCTGGGTGAGTACACCAGAAGGAATTTGCTTTGAACTCGCCGACTGGATAGCTTACACAGGGCAAACTTTAGCGGAAGCTGAGAATGGAGGCTGGATTGATGCCGTTCATCCTGACGATCGCGGCTATACCGGAGAAGCTTGGGGTATTGCGGTTGCTAACCTGAGTCAATATCAAATTGAATACCGCATACGCGGCAAAGATGGCAACTATCGTTATTTTTGGGTTTGGGGCGCACCCGTAGTTGAAGATGATGGTAATGTGCGAGAGTGGATTGGTACTTGTACAGATATTCACGATCGCAAACTGACAGAAGCTGAAAATCAAAGATTAAAAGAAAGATATCGCTCCTTAGTCACTGCTACATCCCAACTGGTGTGGGGCGCAACCCCAGAAGGAATGGCAATCGGTAGTGAAATGCTCACCTGGATAGCTTATACAGGGCAGAGTGAAGCTGAGGTTGAGGGTTGGGGCTGGATTGAAGCAGTTCACCCCGATGATCGCGATCGCTCTGCAAAAGTTTGGAATGCAGCAGTGGCAAACCGCAGTATCTACCAAACAGAATATCAGTTGCGGCGTAAAGATGGCATCTACCGCTATTTCTCAGTTTGTGGCACTCCGGTTTTAGCCGCAGATGGTAGTATCCGGGAATGGATTGGCACTTGCACCGATATTCACGATCGCAAACTCACCGAAGCAGAAAATCAACGTTTATTTGATATGTTGAATCATTCTGGTGATGCCATCATTGTCCGCGATATGACCGATAAAATCTCCTACTGGAATCAAGGCGCGGAAAGACTTTATCATTGGACGCGTGAGGAAGTTAAAGACCGATACATTTACACATTTCTCAAAAAAATATTTCCCAAACCCAAAGCAGAAATCACTGCTGAGTTATTACAGCAAGGTAATTGGGAAGGCGAAGTCCAACATATAACCCATGATGACAAACTGATTACTGTCCAGAGCCGATGGACACTACAACGGGATGCGTCTGGTGAACCTTGTGCGGTATTGGAAATTAATACTGATATTACTGCTCGTAAACAAGCCGAAATTGCTCTACGCCAACTCAATCAAGAACTGGAAGCCAGAGTCGCCGAACGGACAGCAGCGGTCAAAGATACCCTTGCTGAAGCCCAAGGGTTAAATGCGATTTTGGATAACTTAGCAGATGGTTTGTTAGTAGTGGATATGTCAGGACAAATTACCCACTTCAATCCGGCTTTTTTAGCGATGCAGGGATTGAGACCTACAGATCTCAAAGGCAACTATCAGGAATTACCAATTCCAGGTTTAACACATCTAATTGAACAAACTCAATCCCATCCTCAAGAGGCATTTGCCGCCGAAATTGCCTTGGTAAAGGAACGCATTGGTCAGGCTGTGGCGACCGCTATCTTTAAACAAACAACACCTGAAGAACCTGCTACCTGCTTTGGTTCAGCACTTCTAATTCGGGATGTGACAGCAGAAAAAGAAGTTGACAAAATGAAGACCGACTTCATTTCCACAGTTTCCCACGAACTGCGGACACCATTAACTTCGGTACTAGGATTTGCCTCCATTATTAAAGAAAAGCTGGAAACCGATGTTTTCCCGATGGTGATTACCGAAGACCGCAAGTTGCAAAAAACGATTAAGCGGGTGGGTGACAATTTAAATATTATTGTGTCAGAAGCAGAACGGCTGACATCCTTGATTAACGATGTTTTAGACATTGCCAAAATGGAAGCCGGGAAGGTGGAATGGCAAATGCAACCACTTGATCCTAGTGAGTTACTAGATTGGGCTACGACTTCTACCGCCGGGTTGTTTGAAACCAATTGCCTGCAACTAGTCAGCGAGATAGAACCGGGAGTACCGCAAATAGTAGGAGATCGCAATCGTCTATTACAAGTCCTGATCAACTTGATTTCTAATGCGGTGAAATTCACTCAATCCGGGACTGTTACCTGTCGTGTCAAACAACAGAACGACGGTGTATGTATCAGCGTCATTGATACAGGTATCGGTATTGCCCCCGAAGACCAGCCCAAAGTCTTCGAGAAATTCCGCCAAGTTGGCGACACCCTCACCGATAAACCCAAAGGTACAGGGTTGGGATTGCCCATTTGCAAACAAATTGTTGAACATCATGGTGGCAGAATCTGGGTAGAAAGTGAACCAGGTAAAGGCAGCGTCTTCTCATTTCTGATTCCTATATATGCCAAGGACGACAAAAGTAATGGACAAATCAATTTAGATGCCTTGGTTAAGCAACTCAAAGAACACGTCATCACCACCAACAAAGTACTTTACGAAAACCGTAAAACCATTCTAGTAGTCGATGATGATGCCAATATTCGAGAATTATTGCGGCAGCAATTAGAAAACGAAGGCTACAAAGTTCGAGAAGCAAAAGACGGTATGGATGCAATTCATCAAATCAAAATCGCCCGTCCTGATTTGATTCTCTTAGATGTGATGATGCCCCAAATCAACGGCTTTGATGTGGCCGCAGTTCTCAAAAATGACCCCAACACAGCAGATATTCCGATTATCATTCTGTCAATTATTGAAAACAAAGAACGCGGCTATCACATTGGCATCGATCGCTATCTCACCAAGCCCATCAATATAGAACAACTCCGTAATGAAATTGGTTCACTACTTTCTCAAGGTACTTCTAGCAAAAAAGTATTGGTGGTTGATAAAAATGCCTCAACCTTAAAAACCTTATCAGATGTACTGCAAACTCAAGGCTACAGCGTGATCGAAGCCTCCGATCCGCAAGAATGTATTAACAAAGCCCGTTCAGCTAAACCTGACATGATCATTATTGATTCCATCTTTTCCAATGAAACCGATCTGGTGAAAACACTCCGGTTTGAAAAAGAGTTAGAAAATGTATTTTTTATCATGCTGTCTGATCGGTAA